ttctttttatttgtttttagatcctttggttaaattgatttttctttttaatttcacccttcattcaaagatcaaatttattttgtatttcaattttgatcctcattcttttaatttctatttttttttatatatatccttttgtataattgaaattcttttttcaatttcatcatttaatatttgattgattgaaaatcgagttttatgattttttcaaataagatgcTTTCAGTTTAATGACCATAGTTACGagttttgaaaagttaatgaaattaatattgttttttatataaaaaaaaggctttgttattttcatcatttttttttatcgagttaTTTGATCTCATAACTTAAACCGTGCGAGTTTGGTGGATAACTCGGGTTGACTTAACCCTTATAAACAAGATTACATGATTGTCATGCTAACTTAGATTGACTCAAACCAATTTTTTAGGTCATTGGTTTTACTCAGTTTtgtcattttgtatttaattagttGGGAATTAAGCTATATTGTTTATtccctttaaaaaaatagtttttttctcatCGTTATcctagtatttttaatttgaactatatgttttttattatttaattaaaataaaatcaatatatttaattttagaacCCGAGTCCCCAATttatctttcttctttaaaatgCATTTATGGTATACTAGCATCatttttgtggaaaaaaaaaaaagaaaaagtatatATCACTGCTGGTGTGCATGAAGGGATCTTTTGTAAATCCCTTTGGAATCAAATATGATCAGTTTTTCTCGATCAAATGTAAAGTCATCTTTAGAATGTGAACAGATGAATACCTTGTTATCGTTCCAACTggcgaaaaaaaaaacataaaaacaagaaaaggaacAGAGACGCCTAATTAATGCTTCATAAATGCCATGAATTGGATGCAATGCAACTCTTCTCACGGATTCCTTGGATTGCACAAGGCATCCACCAACTCGTCTAAATTGCGCCGGGAAGATCCGCTTCCCTCCTCCATAGCTTTTTTGGCAATCTCCCCGTACTCCTCCGCATTCTTCCTCACCACTTTGCCTGTCTCTCCTTCCATCAACTCCTTTACCATCTTCTTTAAACCCTCCCACCTCACAAATCCTCCCACCGATCCATTACATGTCTCTACTCTCAACCCTACTTTTATCTCCTCCACCACCATTCGTGCATTCAAAGGCTGATCAGCCGTCATGGGCCATGCTAGAATCGGCACTCCTGCACATATGCTTTCCAGCACCGAGTTCCATCCACAGTGACTCAGAAAGCCATTCACACTTTGGTGTGTCAATATCTCTCTTTGATCTACCCACTCTCTCACTATAATTCCTCCATCCCCGATACTCTCTTCGAGTTCAGACTCGTCACCAAATTCTGGATCTTTGGCTTTCATCACCCACAAGAAATTTACCTTAGACTTCTTTAACCCAATAGCTATTTCTTTGAGTTGTTGTGGTGAGATATCTACCTGAGACCCAAACGCTACATATAGGACGGACCTTCCTTGCTCGAGCTTTTGATCTAGCCACTTAATCCAAGTGGGTTTCTTGCTCGGTTCATGTTCTACCCGCGGTGCATCAGCCAGACATAGGGGTCCAACAAACCAGGCCGTGTTTCCATTCTCTTTGTTCCAGTAATCAGCGAACGTTGCCTCGAGCTCGTAGAAGCTATTAATGATGGTACCGTAACTGTTACCTGCTGCTGTGATTGTCGCTATGATGAACTCAAAGTGAGGACCGCTTGGTTCAGGGTCCCTAAAAGTTGAATCAAAATCATTTCTGGTGACTTTAATCCATGGAAACTGAGGCAGCGTGATTAGCTCATCATCTGACTCAGGACCAAACAGAAGTCTATGCTCAACCACAGCTTTGCACAGACATGAGGAGTAAATGGACATGCCAAAAGAAACCAATCTTGGAAAACCAAACTTGATTGCAGAATCTAAAGTCCACCATAAGAAGCCGTCTGATACCATGAAGTTGACGCGAGGAAGAGTTTCGATAGCTTTTTCAAAGTCGGGTTGCATTAGCTTGGTGGAAAGGGCAAATGGACCAAAGAGAGACATGGAAGGGAGTTTATCGGTGCTTTCAACACCGGCAGGGATTTGAGGGACATTTTGTGGGAATGGTAGATCAATGATAAAGGCAGTGGTATCGGAAAGAGAAT
This genomic interval from Populus alba chromosome 1, ASM523922v2, whole genome shotgun sequence contains the following:
- the LOC118036934 gene encoding UDP-glycosyltransferase 90A1 → MDASSSDSKYHVVLFPFMSKGHTIPLLHLARLLLRRPNFIVTVFTTSGNHSFIANSLSDTTAFIIDLPFPQNVPQIPAGVESTDKLPSMSLFGPFALSTKLMQPDFEKAIETLPRVNFMVSDGFLWWTLDSAIKFGFPRLVSFGMSIYSSCLCKAVVEHRLLFGPESDDELITLPQFPWIKVTRNDFDSTFRDPEPSGPHFEFIIATITAAGNSYGTIINSFYELEATFADYWNKENGNTAWFVGPLCLADAPRVEHEPSKKPTWIKWLDQKLEQGRSVLYVAFGSQVDISPQQLKEIAIGLKKSKVNFLWVMKAKDPEFGDESELEESIGDGGIIVREWVDQREILTHQSVNGFLSHCGWNSVLESICAGVPILAWPMTADQPLNARMVVEEIKVGLRVETCNGSVGGFVRWEGLKKMVKELMEGETGKVVRKNAEEYGEIAKKAMEEGSGSSRRNLDELVDALCNPRNP